The proteins below come from a single Streptomyces tubercidicus genomic window:
- a CDS encoding SDR family oxidoreductase — translation MTDTPGGAPTVVITGAGRGLGLAMARRAGADGFRVVVAERDAERGEQATAELRSAGIDAHFVRCDVADPQSVSRLADEVRAGGRLYGLVNNAALANGVGGKEFWDIDIDTWDRLMTVNARGPWLVSKALHPLFTTPGRIINIASDAALYGSPRLAHYLASKGAVIALTRAMARELGEAGITVNAVAPGLTECEATETVPAERHDLYRLNRAVSRPQQPDDLTGLVSFLLSDASRYLTGQTIAVNGGFTMN, via the coding sequence GTGACTGACACCCCCGGCGGCGCACCCACCGTCGTCATCACCGGCGCCGGCCGTGGCCTGGGACTGGCCATGGCCCGCCGGGCCGGCGCGGACGGATTCCGGGTCGTCGTCGCCGAACGGGACGCCGAACGGGGCGAGCAGGCGACGGCGGAACTGCGCAGCGCCGGCATCGACGCCCACTTCGTACGGTGCGATGTCGCCGATCCGCAGTCGGTCTCCCGCCTGGCCGACGAGGTACGGGCCGGCGGCCGCCTGTACGGCCTGGTCAACAACGCCGCGCTCGCCAACGGCGTCGGCGGCAAGGAGTTCTGGGACATCGACATCGATACCTGGGACCGGCTGATGACCGTCAACGCCCGCGGCCCCTGGCTCGTGTCGAAGGCCCTCCACCCGCTGTTCACCACCCCCGGGCGGATCATCAACATCGCCTCCGACGCCGCCCTGTACGGCTCCCCGCGGCTCGCCCACTACCTCGCCTCCAAGGGCGCGGTCATCGCACTCACCAGGGCCATGGCCCGGGAGCTGGGCGAGGCCGGCATCACCGTGAACGCGGTGGCGCCCGGCCTCACCGAATGCGAGGCGACCGAGACCGTGCCCGCCGAACGACACGACCTCTACCGCCTGAACCGGGCCGTCTCCCGCCCCCAACAGCCCGACGACCTCACCGGCCTCGTCTCCTTCCTGCTGAGCGACGCCTCCCGCTACCTCACCGGACAGACCATCGCCGTCAACGGCGGCTTCACCATGAACTGA
- a CDS encoding SDR family oxidoreductase, with translation MDLGLADRTIWVTGGSSGVGLATVRALLAEGARVATCGRSADRLAKATAALGSDRLLTGVCDIRDADATHAFARRIADTFGGVDGLVNNAGQSRMKGLDEATAEDWRDELELKFSGVLNPLDAARPYLKASDAASIVNINAVLAKQPEPRLITTSAARAGLLNLAKTLSAALAPDGIRVNSVCLGLIDTGQWTRRHAAADSGMTYEDWQAELAADRGIALGRLGRAEEVAYPIVALLSPRASYITGTSIDVCGGVGRGIL, from the coding sequence ATGGATCTGGGCCTCGCCGACCGCACCATCTGGGTCACCGGCGGCAGCTCGGGCGTCGGCCTGGCCACGGTCCGCGCCCTGCTCGCCGAGGGCGCCCGCGTCGCCACCTGCGGCCGGAGCGCCGACCGGCTCGCCAAGGCGACCGCCGCCCTCGGCAGCGACCGGCTGCTGACCGGCGTCTGCGACATCCGCGACGCGGACGCCACCCACGCCTTCGCCCGACGCATCGCCGACACCTTCGGCGGCGTCGACGGGCTCGTCAACAACGCCGGGCAGTCCCGTATGAAAGGTCTCGACGAGGCGACCGCCGAGGACTGGCGCGACGAGCTGGAGCTGAAGTTCTCCGGCGTCCTCAACCCCCTCGACGCGGCCCGCCCCTACCTGAAGGCATCCGACGCGGCGAGCATCGTCAACATCAACGCGGTCCTCGCCAAACAGCCCGAACCGCGCCTGATCACCACCAGCGCCGCCCGCGCCGGCCTCCTCAACCTCGCCAAGACCCTGTCGGCCGCCCTCGCCCCGGACGGCATCCGCGTCAACTCCGTCTGCCTCGGCCTGATCGACACCGGCCAGTGGACCCGCCGTCACGCGGCAGCGGACTCCGGCATGACCTACGAGGACTGGCAGGCGGAGCTGGCCGCCGACCGGGGCATCGCCCTCGGCCGGCTCGGCCGCGCCGAGGAGGTCGCCTACCCGATCGTCGCGCTGCTCTCGCCGCGCGCCTCCTACATCACCGGCACCAGCATCGACGTCTGCGGCGGAGTCGGCCGCGGCATCCTCTGA
- a CDS encoding aromatic ring-hydroxylating oxygenase subunit alpha: protein MTLSCHDTAEHIYATGLRNQWHPVVPSSFVAPGALRKVTALGEQWLLFRRADGTLAMLDDRCPHRGAPLSLGKHLGDRVACWYHGVEVTTDGTVCAVPGLPGCNLEGKKLVTSLPVQEAGGAILAYFGDEEHPEPAELTLPGPLTDPGTDAFLCYAEWNVPWRYAVENLLDPMHGAFLHHESHSMYDGDTTAKFRIRETDRGYFFEKTDQRGVNFDWVELCRTGVDWVDLEIPYPPSGGPGGPFGIVGMVCPVDERRCGVFFWRYRRVQDWQRDTWRFLYRTLIEQRHWEVLEQDRVMLEALPADADQRENLYQHDLGVVRLRRLFRADAEAQHH from the coding sequence ATGACCCTCTCCTGCCACGACACCGCCGAGCACATCTACGCCACCGGCCTGCGCAACCAGTGGCACCCCGTCGTCCCCTCCTCCTTCGTCGCGCCCGGCGCGCTGCGCAAGGTCACCGCGCTCGGCGAGCAGTGGCTGCTGTTCCGCCGCGCCGACGGCACCCTCGCCATGCTCGACGACCGCTGCCCGCACCGCGGCGCGCCCCTCTCCCTCGGCAAACACCTCGGCGACCGGGTGGCCTGCTGGTACCACGGCGTCGAGGTCACCACCGACGGCACCGTCTGTGCCGTCCCCGGCCTGCCGGGCTGCAACCTGGAGGGCAAGAAGCTCGTCACCTCGCTGCCCGTACAGGAGGCCGGCGGCGCGATCCTGGCGTACTTCGGCGACGAGGAGCACCCCGAGCCCGCCGAGCTGACCCTCCCCGGGCCGCTCACCGACCCCGGAACCGACGCGTTCCTGTGCTACGCCGAGTGGAACGTGCCCTGGCGCTACGCCGTGGAGAACCTCCTCGACCCGATGCACGGAGCGTTCCTGCACCACGAGTCGCACTCCATGTACGACGGGGACACCACCGCCAAGTTCCGCATCCGCGAGACCGACCGCGGCTACTTCTTCGAGAAGACCGACCAGCGGGGCGTGAACTTCGACTGGGTGGAGCTGTGCCGCACCGGCGTCGACTGGGTGGACCTGGAGATCCCGTACCCCCCGTCCGGCGGCCCCGGCGGCCCGTTCGGGATCGTCGGCATGGTCTGCCCGGTGGACGAGCGGCGCTGCGGGGTCTTCTTCTGGCGCTACCGCCGCGTCCAGGACTGGCAGCGCGACACCTGGCGCTTCCTCTACCGGACGCTGATCGAGCAGCGCCACTGGGAGGTGCTGGAACAGGACCGGGTCATGCTGGAGGCCCTCCCGGCCGACGCCGACCAGCGGGAGAACCTCTACCAGCACGACCTGGGGGTGGTACGGCTACGGCGCCTGTTCCGGGCCGACGCCGAGGCCCAGCACCACTGA
- a CDS encoding recombinase-like helix-turn-helix domain-containing protein, giving the protein MPDATWPYLDAHQSRTHEPTPYEDKLAATLEEVFTEDGHELTDVIRGLNARQVHAPDGAPWTEESFRAEMHRLGA; this is encoded by the coding sequence ATGCCCGATGCCACCTGGCCGTACCTGGACGCCCACCAGTCCCGTACGCACGAACCCACCCCCTACGAGGACAAGCTGGCCGCCACCCTCGAAGAGGTCTTCACCGAGGACGGCCATGAACTCACCGACGTCATACGGGGGTTGAACGCCCGCCAGGTCCACGCCCCCGACGGCGCCCCGTGGACCGAGGAATCCTTCCGCGCCGAGATGCACCGCCTGGGAGCCTGA
- a CDS encoding aspartate dehydrogenase domain-containing protein — protein sequence MTTVTTRHVGLIGWGAIGRVVAAALARRQVPGAELVCLVDNRPLGEAAPAPQVSFEEALERCDLIVEAAGQGVVRARGERVLASGTDLLVASTGALTDDGLTKRLLTTGPGRVYFTGGALGGLDLLQAVRSLGPLDDVRLTTTKLPATLEQPWMDDELLTRMRTATGPVEVMSGTAREVPVKFPRSTNVAASVALAVGDLDAVRVRVVADPAAHHTRHSVEARGAHGSYRFEVAHLPDPGNPATSQVVPYAVLRSLGAIAGRTGQIL from the coding sequence TCGGCCGCGTCGTCGCCGCCGCTCTCGCCCGGCGGCAGGTGCCCGGCGCCGAGCTGGTGTGCCTCGTCGACAACCGCCCGCTGGGCGAGGCCGCGCCCGCCCCGCAGGTCTCCTTCGAGGAGGCCCTGGAGCGCTGCGATCTGATCGTCGAGGCGGCCGGGCAGGGCGTGGTGCGCGCACGGGGCGAGCGGGTCCTCGCCTCCGGGACGGATCTGCTGGTCGCCTCGACCGGCGCCCTGACCGACGACGGACTGACGAAGCGGCTGCTCACCACCGGTCCGGGCCGGGTCTACTTCACCGGCGGCGCCCTCGGCGGGCTGGACCTCCTCCAGGCCGTACGGTCCCTCGGGCCCCTGGACGACGTCCGGCTGACCACCACCAAGCTGCCCGCCACCCTCGAACAGCCGTGGATGGACGATGAGTTGCTCACCCGGATGCGGACCGCCACCGGCCCGGTCGAGGTGATGTCCGGCACCGCCCGCGAGGTCCCGGTGAAGTTCCCCCGGTCCACGAACGTGGCCGCCTCGGTCGCCCTCGCCGTCGGCGACCTGGACGCCGTCCGGGTCCGGGTCGTCGCCGACCCCGCCGCCCACCACACCCGCCACAGCGTCGAGGCCCGCGGCGCACACGGCTCCTACCGCTTCGAGGTCGCCCACCTCCCGGACCCGGGCAACCCCGCCACCAGCCAGGTCGTGCCGTACGCGGTGCTGCGTTCGCTGGGTGCGATCGCCGGGCGGACGGGACAGATCCTGTGA
- a CDS encoding MarR family winged helix-turn-helix transcriptional regulator has translation MARKTTAQPDAVASIIEEWRRERPELDTSPLEVLARLHRTFLRYSARLTASVEAHGLSVAGFDVLTALRRAGSPFRRTAGQLADSGLISSAGVTLRIDRLEKDGLIVRERDAEDRRVVRSRLTEEGLAKIDALFAEHLENERRMLAGLSPAECRQLARLLSKLERSITESDAGGAR, from the coding sequence ATGGCCAGGAAGACGACGGCGCAGCCGGACGCGGTGGCGTCGATCATCGAGGAGTGGCGGCGGGAGCGGCCGGAGCTGGACACCTCGCCGCTGGAGGTGCTGGCGCGGCTGCACCGCACGTTCCTGCGCTACAGCGCGCGGCTGACGGCGTCGGTGGAGGCGCACGGGCTGTCGGTGGCCGGGTTCGATGTGCTGACGGCGCTGCGCAGGGCGGGCAGCCCGTTCCGGCGCACGGCGGGGCAGTTGGCGGACTCGGGGCTGATCTCGTCGGCGGGGGTGACGCTGCGTATCGACCGGCTGGAGAAGGACGGGCTGATCGTGCGGGAGCGGGACGCGGAGGACCGCCGGGTGGTGCGGTCGCGGCTGACGGAGGAGGGGCTGGCGAAGATCGACGCGCTGTTCGCGGAGCATCTGGAGAACGAGCGGCGGATGCTGGCCGGCCTCTCCCCCGCCGAATGCCGTCAGCTGGCGCGACTGCTGTCGAAGCTGGAGCGGTCGATCACGGAGTCGGACGCCGGGGGCGCACGCTGA
- a CDS encoding thiamine pyrophosphate-binding protein, with translation MRDDTGGDLLVAVLRELGIDTAFGIVSVHNLPLVEAVDRELRFVPVRHEASAVSAADAYGRARGTIGCALTSTGTGAGNAAGALIEALSSGTAVLHITGQVESPFLGSGRGFIHETKDQLGMLTAVSTYAATVPSAGDAGRILRAAAHAARTAPGGPASVEWPIDLQYAAQDDAPQPCAEPPTPTPGQDELATAGALLASARRPLIWAGGGATRARRHLTELLTVTGAGLLTSNSGRGSVPEDHPQAIGNFATTPAGRALLADADVLLSIGTHFRSNETADYGLRLPDAHIQIDLDAAALGRSYPARHALHGDATAVLERLLPHARPAEPGWPERITATRDEVRATLRDTIGPQAAICDAIRAALPRQAVIARDVTIPSSSWGNRLLEIYDPRDNVFPRGGGIGQGLAMGIGAALARPHTPTVVLAGDGGLAVHLGELLTLAQERPRLTLIVFNDGGYGVLRNMQDAHRDRRAGVDLATPDFALLARACGLPYRRIAAAEHAEPVITEAVTADGPTLVEVDLAALGPMKNPFTPPVKIPTA, from the coding sequence ATGCGTGATGACACCGGAGGCGATCTCCTCGTCGCCGTCCTGCGCGAGCTCGGCATCGACACCGCCTTCGGCATCGTCAGCGTGCACAACCTGCCGCTGGTCGAGGCCGTCGACCGGGAGCTCCGCTTCGTCCCCGTACGCCACGAGGCATCCGCGGTCAGCGCCGCCGACGCCTACGGGCGGGCCCGCGGCACCATCGGCTGCGCCCTCACCTCGACCGGCACCGGCGCCGGCAACGCCGCCGGGGCGCTCATCGAGGCCCTGTCGTCCGGCACGGCCGTGCTGCACATCACCGGACAGGTGGAGTCACCCTTCCTGGGCAGCGGACGCGGCTTCATCCATGAGACCAAGGACCAACTGGGCATGCTGACGGCGGTGTCCACCTACGCGGCCACCGTGCCCTCGGCCGGGGACGCCGGCCGCATCCTGCGCGCGGCCGCCCACGCCGCCCGCACGGCCCCCGGCGGCCCGGCAAGCGTCGAATGGCCGATCGACCTCCAGTACGCGGCGCAGGACGACGCCCCCCAGCCGTGCGCCGAGCCGCCGACCCCCACCCCCGGCCAGGACGAACTCGCCACCGCCGGCGCCCTGCTGGCCTCCGCGCGACGCCCCCTGATCTGGGCGGGCGGCGGCGCCACCCGGGCCCGCAGGCACCTCACCGAGCTGCTCACCGTGACCGGTGCCGGCCTGCTCACCTCCAACTCCGGACGCGGCTCGGTACCCGAGGACCACCCCCAGGCCATCGGCAACTTCGCCACCACACCGGCCGGCCGCGCCCTCCTCGCCGACGCGGACGTCCTCCTCAGCATCGGCACCCACTTCCGCTCCAACGAAACCGCCGACTACGGCCTTCGCCTCCCCGACGCCCACATCCAGATCGACCTCGACGCCGCCGCCCTCGGCCGCAGCTACCCGGCCCGGCACGCCCTGCACGGCGACGCCACGGCCGTACTGGAGCGACTGCTGCCACACGCACGGCCCGCCGAACCCGGCTGGCCGGAGCGCATCACCGCCACCCGCGACGAGGTCCGGGCAACCCTGCGCGACACCATCGGCCCGCAGGCCGCGATCTGCGACGCGATCCGCGCCGCCCTGCCCCGGCAGGCAGTCATCGCCCGTGACGTCACCATCCCCTCCAGCAGCTGGGGCAACCGGCTGCTGGAGATCTACGACCCGCGCGACAACGTCTTCCCGCGCGGCGGCGGCATCGGCCAGGGCCTCGCCATGGGCATCGGCGCCGCACTCGCCCGCCCGCACACCCCGACCGTCGTACTGGCCGGCGACGGCGGCCTCGCCGTGCACCTCGGCGAACTCCTCACCCTCGCCCAGGAGCGGCCCCGCCTCACCCTGATCGTCTTCAACGACGGCGGCTACGGCGTACTGCGCAACATGCAGGACGCCCACCGCGACCGGCGCGCCGGCGTCGACCTGGCCACCCCCGACTTCGCGCTGCTGGCCCGCGCCTGCGGGCTGCCCTACCGGCGGATCGCCGCCGCCGAACACGCCGAGCCGGTGATCACCGAGGCCGTCACCGCCGACGGGCCGACGCTCGTCGAGGTGGACCTGGCCGCGCTCGGGCCGATGAAGAACCCGTTCACCCCACCCGTCAAAATCCCCACCGCGTAG
- a CDS encoding cupin domain-containing protein — MPLTTTAYDNGDDLAAYTDSLIATKDSRTADFDTLSFQEKAGPQYRRGQIRYVGSGATGNHENDQRILPSGGFTFSNMLLPPGAEGPAHTHHDVEEAFFVLEGRVRVGIHRGPDEVEYRTLGYRDMIVVPAGVTRSLKNEGDTDALFCVVIGTRKPQVPSYPAYSPMHGVTRD, encoded by the coding sequence ATGCCGCTGACCACCACCGCCTACGACAACGGCGACGACCTCGCCGCATACACCGACTCCCTCATCGCCACCAAGGACTCGCGCACCGCCGACTTCGACACCCTCTCCTTCCAGGAGAAGGCCGGCCCGCAATACCGCCGCGGCCAGATCCGCTACGTCGGCTCCGGCGCCACCGGCAACCACGAGAACGACCAGCGCATCCTCCCCTCCGGCGGCTTCACCTTCTCCAACATGCTGCTGCCGCCCGGCGCCGAGGGCCCGGCCCACACCCACCACGACGTCGAAGAGGCATTCTTCGTCCTGGAGGGCCGGGTCCGTGTCGGCATCCACCGCGGCCCCGACGAGGTCGAGTACCGCACGCTCGGCTACCGCGACATGATCGTCGTGCCGGCCGGTGTCACCCGCTCACTGAAGAACGAGGGCGACACCGACGCCCTGTTCTGCGTCGTCATCGGCACCCGGAAGCCGCAGGTGCCGTCCTACCCCGCCTACTCGCCGATGCACGGCGTCACCCGTGACTGA
- a CDS encoding alpha/beta fold hydrolase: MSAPVHAVRAGEHGPLLLCLHGIGSSSAAFAPQLAELSAHARVVAWDAPGYAASPDPHGPLDLDGYADAAAELIRSYGTGAHVLGVSWGGVIALRLATRHPGLVDSLIIADSSPGSATDPAKAQAMRARAAELAELGPAAFAARRGPRLVSPHAPQELVRHVIDTMAAAVRLPGYAYAAASMASADLRTELADITAPALVLCGDLDRVTGVEASQALAGALHKTAYVIVKDAGHLANQEQPGHFNAWVLSHLDIVTEQPKGPSCR, translated from the coding sequence GTGAGCGCCCCGGTCCACGCGGTGCGGGCCGGCGAGCACGGCCCGCTGCTGCTGTGCCTGCACGGCATCGGCTCCTCGTCGGCCGCCTTCGCCCCACAGCTCGCCGAGCTCTCCGCACACGCACGGGTGGTGGCCTGGGACGCCCCCGGATACGCCGCATCGCCCGATCCACACGGCCCGTTGGACCTCGACGGGTACGCGGACGCCGCCGCCGAGCTGATCCGCTCCTACGGCACCGGTGCCCATGTCCTCGGCGTCTCCTGGGGCGGCGTGATCGCGCTACGGCTCGCCACCCGCCACCCCGGCCTCGTCGACTCGCTGATCATCGCCGACTCCAGCCCGGGGTCGGCGACGGACCCGGCGAAGGCCCAGGCCATGCGGGCCCGCGCCGCCGAGCTGGCCGAGCTGGGCCCGGCCGCCTTCGCCGCGCGGCGCGGCCCCCGGCTCGTCTCGCCGCACGCACCGCAGGAGCTCGTCCGGCACGTCATCGACACCATGGCCGCCGCCGTCCGCCTGCCCGGCTACGCGTACGCCGCCGCATCCATGGCGTCGGCGGACCTCCGCACCGAACTGGCGGACATCACCGCCCCCGCCCTCGTCCTCTGCGGCGACCTGGACCGCGTCACCGGCGTCGAGGCATCCCAAGCCCTCGCCGGGGCCCTGCACAAGACCGCCTACGTGATCGTCAAAGACGCCGGTCACCTGGCCAATCAGGAACAGCCCGGGCACTTCAACGCCTGGGTCCTGTCCCACCTCGACATCGTCACCGAGCAACCGAAAGGCCCGTCATGCCGCTGA
- a CDS encoding PDR/VanB family oxidoreductase, with protein MTAATTLDLLVRRMTWEAENVLSVELTHPDGKPLPAWDPGAHLDVHVGGQIRQYSLCGDPHTTDTYRIAVLNEPASRGGSRHIHTRLRPGQRLTVAGPRNHFALEDAADYLFVAGGIGITPLLAMAREATRRGATWRMVYGGRTRTSMAFTEELAALEGDMTLVPQDEHGPIDLGTALADLPDDTLVYCCGPEPLLTAVEERCPAGRLRLERFAAPLVERTGDTTAFEVECHRSGRTLTVGADTSILQAAEDAGLNVDSSCRDGICGSCETRVLDGTPDHRDFLLSEAEHTANATMMICVSRCAAGRLVLDL; from the coding sequence ATGACCGCTGCCACCACCCTCGACCTCCTGGTACGCCGCATGACCTGGGAGGCCGAGAACGTCCTCTCCGTCGAGCTCACCCACCCCGACGGCAAACCCCTGCCGGCCTGGGACCCCGGCGCGCACCTCGACGTCCACGTGGGCGGGCAGATCCGCCAGTACAGCCTGTGCGGCGACCCGCACACCACGGACACCTACCGCATCGCCGTCCTCAACGAGCCCGCCTCCCGCGGCGGTTCACGCCACATCCACACCCGGCTCCGCCCCGGTCAGCGGCTCACCGTCGCCGGGCCGCGCAACCACTTCGCGCTGGAGGACGCCGCCGACTACCTCTTCGTCGCCGGCGGCATCGGCATCACCCCGCTCCTGGCCATGGCCCGCGAGGCCACCCGGCGCGGCGCCACCTGGCGCATGGTCTACGGGGGCCGCACCCGCACCTCGATGGCGTTCACCGAAGAACTGGCGGCCCTCGAAGGCGATATGACGCTCGTCCCGCAGGACGAACACGGCCCGATCGACCTCGGCACCGCCCTCGCCGACCTGCCCGACGACACCCTCGTCTACTGCTGCGGCCCCGAACCCCTGCTGACCGCCGTCGAGGAACGCTGCCCCGCCGGACGGCTGCGCCTGGAGCGCTTCGCCGCCCCCCTCGTCGAGCGCACCGGCGACACGACCGCCTTCGAAGTCGAGTGCCACCGCTCCGGCCGCACCCTCACCGTCGGCGCCGACACCTCGATCCTTCAGGCCGCCGAGGACGCCGGCCTGAACGTCGACAGCTCCTGCCGCGACGGGATCTGCGGCTCCTGCGAGACCCGCGTACTGGACGGCACCCCCGACCACCGCGACTTCCTGCTCAGCGAGGCCGAGCACACCGCGAACGCCACCATGATGATCTGCGTCTCGCGCTGCGCCGCAGGCCGCCTCGTCCTCGACCTGTGA
- the pepN gene encoding aminopeptidase N yields the protein MPQLQRDEAQTRARLIDVHRYEVALDLTQGEERFGSRTVIHFTARTGGDTFVELRPAELHSVTLDGHPLDPAALDDNRLPLTGLTPGAHELRLDATMRYSRTGEGMHRFTDPADGESYVYTQLFMEDVQRVFAAFDQPDLKAVFALAVTAPEDWTVLANGITEHLGEGRWQAAPTPLISTYLVAVAAGPWHSVRTEHAGLPFGIHCRRSLAPHLDADAEEILDLTRRCYDRYHEIFEEPYPFDSYDQAFVPEFNSGAMENPGLVTFRDEFVYRSAVTDTERQTRGVVIAHEMAHMWFGDLVTLQWWDDIWLNESFAEYMGYQVLAEATRFTDTWTDFAVARKGWGYDADQRPSTHPVAPTPADVPDTASALLNFDGISYAKGASALRQLVAWMGEKDFLTGINGHFARHRFGNATLADFLDSLARATDRDVHAWAARWLRTTGVDTLTPVVQEAADGDWTLTVEQTGSTDGTRPHRLTIGLYDHDHTTGHLVPRTPLTWDVPGDGTHRATGGRPALLLLNDQDLTYAKVRLDPVSWDTALGALSGLPDPLTRAVVWNAARDMVRDGELAPTAYLDAARAHLPHETDLALVQGVLAFARTQIADHYLPSGRHTALTTLTALSRDILRRTEGPEHATTTGLRLTAVRAFIDSATTPESLQDWLDDGAVPGGPRLDPELRWRILARLATLGATTPDTIDAELARDPSATGREGAARCHAALPDPAAKQAAWNALFTTDGETALSTHLFTATATGFWAPEQLDLLRPYADRYFTEVPALAAARGPALATAAGRYAFPTPFVDDHTLALGQDCLTDRDPTPALRRKLTDQLDDLRRALRVRAAAAHT from the coding sequence ATGCCGCAACTGCAGCGCGACGAGGCGCAGACCCGAGCCCGACTCATCGACGTCCACCGCTACGAGGTCGCCCTCGACCTCACCCAAGGTGAGGAGCGATTCGGCTCCCGGACAGTCATCCACTTCACCGCGCGGACCGGCGGCGACACCTTCGTCGAGCTCAGGCCCGCCGAGCTGCACTCCGTCACCCTCGACGGCCACCCGCTCGACCCCGCGGCGCTCGACGACAACCGCCTCCCGCTGACCGGCCTCACCCCCGGTGCCCACGAGCTGCGGCTGGACGCCACCATGCGCTACTCCCGCACCGGCGAGGGCATGCACCGCTTCACCGACCCCGCCGACGGCGAGAGCTACGTCTACACCCAGCTGTTCATGGAGGACGTCCAGCGCGTCTTCGCCGCCTTCGACCAGCCCGACCTCAAGGCCGTCTTCGCGCTCGCCGTCACCGCCCCCGAAGACTGGACCGTCCTCGCCAACGGCATCACCGAACACCTGGGGGAGGGCCGCTGGCAGGCCGCCCCCACCCCCCTCATCTCCACCTACCTCGTCGCCGTCGCCGCCGGCCCCTGGCACTCCGTCCGCACCGAACACGCCGGACTGCCCTTCGGCATCCACTGCCGCCGCTCCCTCGCACCCCACCTGGACGCCGACGCCGAAGAAATCCTCGACCTCACCCGGCGCTGCTACGACCGCTACCACGAGATCTTCGAGGAGCCCTACCCCTTCGACTCCTACGACCAGGCCTTCGTCCCCGAATTCAACTCCGGCGCCATGGAGAACCCCGGCCTGGTCACCTTCCGCGACGAATTCGTCTACCGCTCCGCCGTCACCGACACCGAACGCCAGACCCGCGGCGTCGTGATCGCCCACGAAATGGCCCACATGTGGTTCGGCGACCTGGTCACCCTCCAGTGGTGGGACGACATCTGGCTCAACGAGTCCTTCGCCGAATACATGGGCTACCAGGTCCTCGCCGAAGCCACCCGCTTCACCGACACCTGGACCGACTTCGCCGTCGCCCGCAAGGGCTGGGGCTACGACGCCGACCAGCGGCCCTCCACCCACCCCGTCGCCCCCACCCCCGCAGACGTCCCCGACACCGCCTCCGCCCTCCTCAACTTCGACGGCATCTCCTACGCCAAGGGCGCCTCCGCACTCCGCCAACTCGTCGCCTGGATGGGCGAGAAGGACTTCCTCACCGGCATCAACGGCCACTTCGCCCGGCACCGCTTCGGCAACGCCACCCTCGCCGACTTCCTCGACTCCCTCGCCCGCGCCACCGACCGCGACGTCCACGCCTGGGCCGCCCGCTGGCTGCGCACCACCGGAGTCGACACCCTCACCCCCGTCGTGCAGGAAGCCGCCGACGGCGACTGGACCCTGACCGTCGAGCAGACCGGAAGCACCGACGGCACCCGCCCCCACCGGCTCACCATCGGGCTCTACGACCACGACCACACCACCGGCCACCTCGTCCCCCGCACACCACTGACCTGGGACGTGCCCGGCGACGGCACCCACCGGGCCACCGGCGGCCGCCCCGCCCTGCTCCTCCTCAACGACCAGGACCTCACCTACGCCAAGGTCCGCCTCGACCCCGTCTCTTGGGACACCGCCCTCGGCGCCCTGTCCGGCCTCCCCGACCCGCTCACCCGCGCCGTCGTATGGAACGCCGCCCGCGACATGGTCCGCGACGGCGAACTCGCCCCCACCGCCTACCTGGACGCCGCCCGCGCCCACCTCCCGCACGAAACCGACCTCGCCCTCGTCCAAGGCGTCCTCGCCTTCGCCCGCACCCAGATCGCCGACCACTACCTCCCCTCCGGCCGCCACACCGCCCTCACCACCCTCACCGCCCTCAGCCGCGACATACTCCGCCGCACCGAAGGCCCCGAACACGCCACCACCACAGGACTACGGCTCACCGCCGTACGCGCCTTCATCGACAGCGCCACCACCCCCGAAAGCCTCCAGGACTGGCTCGACGACGGCGCCGTCCCCGGCGGCCCCCGCCTCGACCCCGAACTCCGCTGGCGCATCCTCGCCCGGCTCGCCACCCTCGGCGCCACCACCCCCGACACCATCGACGCCGAACTCGCCCGCGACCCCAGCGCCACCGGCCGCGAAGGCGCAGCCCGCTGCCACGCCGCGCTCCCCGACCCGGCCGCCAAACAAGCCGCCTGGAACGCCCTGTTCACCACCGACGGCGAAACCGCCCTCTCCACCCACCTCTTCACCGCCACCGCCACCGGCTTCTGGGCCCCCGAACAACTCGACCTGCTCCGCCCCTACGCCGACCGGTACTTCACCGAGGTCCCCGCCCTCGCCGCCGCCCGCGGCCCCGCCCTCGCCACGGCCGCCGGCCGCTACGCCTTCCCCACCCCCTTCGTCGACGACCACACCCTCGCCCTCGGCCAGGACTGCCTCACCGACCGCGACCCCACCCCCGCCCTGCGCCGCAAGCTCACCGACCAACTCGACGACCTGCGCCGCGCCCTGCGGGTACGCGCCGCGGCCGCCCACACCTGA